A segment of the Candidatus Methylomirabilota bacterium genome:
GCTTCAACGACGAAGTGGCACACTTCGCCGGGGAGCGCCTGCGCGAGCTCGACGCGGCCGGCGCGCGCCGGCGGTGCCTGGCCGTTGGCGCGCGGGCCGAAGCTCGCCTGGCCGCCCTGGGGGAGGCGGTGGACGAGCGGCTCTTCCTGCCGGGGTCGGTGAGCGGCCTGGCGGCGCTGGCCCAGGCCGTGCTGGTCCAGATCGACACCTGGGGCACCGTCGAGGGTCCGGGCCGGGTGCTGCTGATCCACCAACGGCGCACCGGCGAGGCCGTCGCGGTTCCACACATGCGTCAGCTCTTGCCGCTCAGCCGGGAGCGATTGCGCAATCTCGCCGCCCGGCGCTGGCCCTCCCGGCGCCTGCCGATGTTCACCATGGACGCCGAGCGGCTGTGGCCGGCGGTCATCCGGCAGTACCTGTTCAGCTCGGTGTACCGGGCGGCGGCGGAGTCGCTGGCCAGCGAGCACGCAAGCCGGCTCGCCTCGATGCAGGCCGCCGAGCGGAACATCGAGGAGCACCTCGAGGAGCAGCAGGCGGAGTTTCGACGCCGGCGACAGGAAACCATTACCGAGGAACTCCTCGACATCGTGAGCGGGTTCGAGGCGTCGGCGAGCGTCTCGAGGGGGGCGTACGGGGGATGACCATGCGCCGTCCTCTGGCCCGTCTCGTCGTTATCCCGTTACGGAGGTGAGCGTCATGGACATCGTGACTCGGGAAGACCTCGAGCAGCTCTGGAGCTGAAGGGGACGGGTCGGATGGTGAACGACGTGGGAACGATGGTGCCGGCGGCCTGGGACGGTCGCATCGAGCGGGTCTGGGCCCTTTGCCCCGGCCACGAGGACGATCGAGATCGGCGCCGGGGGACGGTGTACGCCGTCCCCTCCGCAGAGATGCCCGACGACGCGCCAGGGGCCGCGGTCCTTCGGTATTGAGCACGGGCGCCCGTACCCGAGGACAGGCTCAGGGATGTCCGCTTCGATGAGTCTCTAGGGCTCCAGGCCGCGGCACGGCCCGAGCACGGTCATGAGCAGGATTCCGCGGCGCGCCTCCCGCGCGCTTCCGATGCTCACCTTCGGTCGCCGGCGAGACTGGAGCCCCTCGGTCAGCGGGGGCGGTGGGGGGCCGCCAGCCGGGCGGCGCCCAGCGCCGAGCGGCGAGGACGGCGTCCGCATGCGAGCGGGTGTCTCCGGCGCTTTTGGCCCGGACGCTCGAGGTGTCGGGCCCGCGAGACGCCGTTTCAGCGCGCGCACGAGAGCGTTGAGCAAGGGCACGAGCACAAAGACAGCGGCGAACATAAGAATCTGCTCGAGGGTCACAGTCAGCCCTCCCCCTGGGTGCTCGAACCCGTCCGACGAGGTACCGTGCGCTATTTTCTCGGAGCCGGAGGCGGCTCCTCGGGCGCGTCCGCGATCGACTCGCGCATCTGCGTATCGGCCTGGACGTTCTTCATCCGGTAGTAGTCCATGACCCCGAGATGCCCCTGGCGGAAGGCCTCGGCCATCGCACGCGGCACCTCGGCCTCGGCCTCGACGACGCGGGCGCTCATCTCCTGCTCAAGCGCGACGGCCATCGCGCGCCGCTCCTCGGCCTTGGCCTGGGCGATCTGCTTGTCGGCGTTGGCCTGGTCGATCTGCAGCTTGGCTCCGATGTTCTCGCCCACGTCGACGTCGGCGATGTCGATGGACAGGATCTCGTAGGCGGTCCCGGCGTCCAGACCCTTGGTCAGCACGTGCTTGGAGATGTGGTCCGGGTTCTCGAGCACGTCCTTGTGGGTCGCCGCCGAGCCGATCGTGCTGACCATGCCCTCACCGACCCGGGCGATCACGGTCTCCTCGCCGGCGCCGCCCACGAGGCGGTCGAGGTTGGTCCGGACCGTCACCCGACAAATCGCGTGGAGCTGGATGCCGTCCTTGGCCACGGCCGCGATGCGGGGCGTCTCGATCACCTTGGGGATCACGGACATTTTCACCGCGGCCAGCACGTCGCGCCCGGCCAGGTCGATGGCTGCGGCCCGCTTGAAGGGCATCACGATGTTCGCCTTGTCCGCCGAGATCATCGCGTTCACCACGCTCACGAGATTCCCGCCGGCCAGGTAGTGCGCCTCGAGGTCGTTCACCGGCACGTCCAGCCCCGCCTTCACCGCGCTGATGCGCGCCGTGATGACGGTGCCTGGCGGCACGCGACGAAGGCGCATGCCGATGAGCGTGAAAAGCCCCGCGTAGGCGCCGGAGGCCCAGGCGGCGACCCATAAGCGGACCGGGATCAAATAGAGGAGGACGGCGAGGGCGCCGACCACCAGGAGCAACAGCACCACGGCTCCGAACGCACCCGTCTCGATGCCGGCCATGGCTCAGTCCTTTCTGCGAAGCCGCCGCACGACGATCCGGTTGCCGTCCACCCGGACGACCGTGATCGGCTCGCCCGCGTCGATGAATTCCCCGTCCGACACGACGTCCACCCGCTCACCCTCGATGTCGCCTATCCCGGCCGGCCGCAACGTCGAAGCCGCCGTTCCCCGCTTGCCGAGCCAGGTGTGGTCCGTTTCCGGCGCCGACGCGAACCCCTCGCCCGCCGCCAGCTCGGTCTCGAGGACGAGTCGTCGGCCGAACGGCAGTCGGGGGAGGAGACGCAGCAGGGCCAGGGAGACCGCAATCGCCAGCAGCAGCGACACCGCGACCTGCCCCACTGCAATGATGATGACCTCCCAGGTGGCCCCGGCACCGACGAGGCTGAGTCCCAGGCCGCCGAGGAGGGTGACGAGCCCGAGGATGCCGATGACCCCGAAGCCTGGCGTCACGAAGAGCTCGATTGCCAGAAGGATGACGCCGGCGCCGACGAGGAGCAACTCCTCCCAGCCGGCCAGCCGGACGAGCCAGTGGCCCCAGAAGAAGAGCGCGAGGCTGAGGATACCGAGCGCGCCGGGCACGCCGAAGCCCGGCGTGCGAATCTCCACGATGATCCCGAGGATGCCGATCGTCATCAAGAGCGAGCTGACCACCGGGTGGGTCAGGAAACGCACCAGCGTCTCGGCCCAGGTCTGCGTCGCCTGGCGTACCTCCGCGCCGGCGAGGTCGAGCGACTTTAGGACGGCGGGGAGGCTGTCCGCGCGAAAATCCGCGAGGCTGTGCCTCAAGGCCTCCTCGGTGGTGAGCGTGAGAAGCTTTCCCTTGTCGACGATTCCGGGAATCTCGACATCGGCATCCACCATGGCTTCGGCGAGCAGGGCCGGCCGCTTGCGGTTCTCGGCGGTGGCGCGGAATTCCTTGCGCATATAGGAAACGGTCTTCTCCGCCACGGGCCGGGCCGGCGCGCCCGGCGGTCCGATCTCCACCGGCGTGGCCGCCCCGATGGTCCCGCCGTCTGCCATCGCGATCGTCTCGGCGGCCAGGCTGATGAGGGCGCCGGCGGAGATCGCCCGCTTGTTGACGAACGCCACGGTGCGGACGCGCGCGCCGAGTAGCGCGTCGCGGATGAGGACGGCGGCATCCACGCGCCCGCCGAAGGTATTGATATCGAGGATGACCACGGCGGCATCCGCCGTCGCCGCCTCATCGAGCACGCGGCCGACGAACGGCGCGAGCCCGAGGTCGATGAGACCCTCGATCCGCGCCACGAGGACCACCGGCCTGGTGGCGGTCCGTGGCGCCTCGGTTGCGGCCGTCACGGTCAGCGAGGCGAGCAGCCCAAAGCTCGCGAGGAGGACCTCCACGGGTGGGCGCCGCCGGGCGTTGGGACGTGTCATTGGCGGTCTCGTCCTGATCGATGGCCGCCGCCAGTTTCGTCCATCCCATCTCCTCGCAGATGGCCTCGCTGTTGGTCGCCCGCCACCGCCGGCCGCCGTCGGACGTCGTGCACGTGGAGGGTCGGTAAGGCCGGGCGCAGGGTCGGGGCCGAGGTGGAGGGTCCGTGAAACAAGGAGCAGTGACCTCCCGGGACGTGGCGTCGCTGCCCCAGAGGCACCGACGACCGTCTCCTCGACCCTTCCGCGCATTCGCCGCCCCGCAAGCTCCGGGCGGGTGGTCGCTGGCGTTGCCCATTCTACCGCGGCCACGAGGCCGGCGGCGGACACAGTGGTCAGCGGTGGTCGGGCGCGACGGGGTGCTCGCTCGGCAAGATCACGTCGGGAGGCAGCGGAATCGCGTACAGCCGCTCGACCAGGGCGGCGCGCCGCTCCAGGACCGCACGCTGGTTGATGTAGCCCTTGTCGGTGATCTCGTCGGCGTCGATCGACGGAGGTTCGGTAAGGATCAGGGCACGGGCCGGGCAGGTGGACGTCCCTATGGACCGGGCGGCCAGGCTTGCCAGCGCGACGGCGATCCTCGTCCGGGCCGCCGCGGGCTCGAGGTCCCGGCTCACCAGCGGGTTGAGAAACAGCAGCGCCCCGACCTCGTCGCGGTCGTGACCGGTGATGACCGCGTCCTGGATGAGCGGGCTTCCGGCGGCGATCAGCGCGATCCGGAGCGCCGCGACGTGCACCCAGGTGCCGGTGCTGAGCTTGAAGTCCTCCGCCACCCGTCCGTCGAACACGAGGCCCTGGGCGGGGTTGCCGGCCTCGGCGAACTTCACGGCGTCGCCGATCCGGTAGTAGCCCTCCTCGTCGAAGGCCTCCTTCGTGAGGTCGGGACGTCGAAAGTAGCCGGGTGTGACGTGTGGCCCGCGCACCCGCGCCTCCAGCTTGCCCCCGGCGGGCACGAGCTTGAGCTCACAGCCCGGCACGGGGAGCCCGATCAGGCCGGCCCGGTCGATCGGGGCGTGCACCTGCGTGGCCAGGGGCGACGTCTCCGTGGAGCCCCACGCCGAGAGCATGGCTACCCCGCCGGCCCCTTCGAGGGCCGCCAGCCGCCGGAGGCGATCCCAGAGAGGCTGCGAGAGCGCCGCGCCGGCGTAGAAGAGGACGTCGAGGCGGCTGAAGAAGTTGCGCCGGAGGGCGGCATCCGATTCCAAGAATGGCAGCAGCAGGTCGAAGCCCCTCGGCACGTTGAAGTACATGGTGGGGGCGATCTCGCGGAGGTTGCGCGCGGTGGTCTCGACGAGGCCGGGCGCGGGCTTGCCGCCGTCCACGTACAGCGTGCCGCCGTTCCGGAGCACCATGTTGAAGTTGTGGTTGCCGCCGAAGGTGTGATTCCAGGGAAGCCAGTCCACGAGGACGGGAGGACGCTCCTCGACGAACGGCCAGCCGTGGGCGAGCATCTCCTGGTTGGCGCAGAGCATCCGGTGCGTGTTGATGACCCCCTTGGGAGTGCCCGTCGAGCCGGAAGTGAAGAGGATCTTCGCGACCGTGTCCGGACGGAGCCGTGCGAACGCCTCGTCCACGCGAGCAGTGGGACGGCTGTCCAGGAGCTCGGCCAACGGCGTGGAGGTGGCGCCGATGGCGTTCAGCGCGGGCGCGAACCTCTCGGGATCCGCCGTCCACGCCAGTCCCGGTCGGATCAGGTCAGCGATGAATTTCAGCTTACCGAAATCCCGGGACATCAGCGAGTAGGCGGGGGACACTGGCGCCACCGGCACCCCGACGTGCATCGCGCCGAGCGCGAGCAGCGCGTGGTCCACGCTGTTGTCGGAGAGGATGACCACAGGCTGCTCGGCGTGCAGCCCCCGATCGAGCAGGGACTGGCCGATCCGCCGCACGGTGTCGAGCGCCTGGCGATAGGTGACGGTACGCCAGGCGTCGCCGGCCCGTTCGGCCAGGAACGTCTGGTCCGGGCGCCGCTCGGCCCACCGGACGAGCCACTCGCCGACGGCACGGGCGTGGGAGGTCAGCGACGCGGGGCAGCGCAGAATTACGGCCCCGTCCGGGCGGTGCTGCACCTCGACGCGGGCGGGCGCGAATGGCAAGACGGCGTCGCGGCGCGGGGCCACGGATGGTGATCATACCGGCGCGGCGGTGGCCCGGCAATCGTTCACGACGACTATGGCTGATCTATAATTCGCGTACCCAGCAAGGAGGGTATATGGACCGCCGCACGATTCTCAAGGCCGCCGGCGCCGGTGCCGCCGTCGCCGGCTTTCCCGTCGTTCTCCGCGCTCAGCCCAAGAGTTTCAAGATCGGCGTCGTCCATCCGGTGACCGGTCCGCTGGCCGAGCCCGGACAGGCCTGCCGGCTCGGCGCCCAGATGGCCGCCGAGGCCATCAACGCGGCCGGCGGCATCAAGTCGCTGGGGGGAATGAAGCTCGAGCTGCTGGTCGGCGACACTCAGACCAAGCCCGACGTGGGACGCGCCGAAGCCGAGCGCGTCGTCAACCAGGGCGCGCAGATGCTGGTGGGCTCGTTCGACTCGGGCTCTACCGCGGCCATGGTGCCGGTCGCCCAGCAACGGCGTATCCCCTTCCTGGTGGACATCGCGGCCGCCGATCCGATCACCGCGAACGTGGCGAAGTCGGTGAAGGAAGGCCAGCAGAAGGTGCAGTACGTCTACCGCAACTTCCCCACCGGCTCGCAGTTCGGCCGCAAGGCGGTGCAGTACTTCACGGAAATCTTCAAGGCCGCCGGAGTGTCGCCCAAGCGGGTCGTGCTGATGTACTGCAACGATTTGTTCGGGCAGAATCAGGCCCGCGGTTTCCAGGCGGCGCAGAAGGCGGCCAAGGCCCCCTGGGAGATCGTGGACGTGATCCCGTGGCCGGAGCCTCCCTCGGATCTCTCCACCGAGGTGTCCCGGGCCAAGGCGGCCAGGCCCGACGTCATCTCCCCGATCACGCGCCCGGCCAGCGCCCAGCTCCTGCTGCCGGAGATCCGCAAGCAGCGCGTCGAGATCCTGGGGATCGTCGGGCCGGGCAGCCCGGGGCTCTACGAGGCTGGCCAGCTCGCCGCCCTCAAGGAGGACCTGGAGTACGTCCTGACCAGCGTGCCCTGGGCGAACTTCAAGAACCGGAAGACCGTCGCCGTCGCCGACGAGTACCGCAAGCGCTCCGGGGGCAAGACCTTCGACACGAACTCGGGCTACTCCTACGACGCCATGCTGATCATTGCCGACGTCCTGGAACGAGCCAGGTCCACCGACCCTGACGCCATCGTGGGCGCGCTCAAGCAGACCAATTTCACGGACGGGCTCATGCAGTATGGCGGCCCCGTCGTCTTCAACGAGCTCGGCGACAACCCGAACGCCGTTCCCACGATGATCCAGATCCTCGGCCAGAAGCCGGTGGCGGTGTGGCCGCGAGAGGCCGCAGTTCAGAAGTTCGTGTTCCCCAGGCCCCGAGCCTAGCGGCCGGTCGCTCGGCAACGCTCAGCGATGGACCCCGTGCTCGTCGGCCAGGGGCTGCTGAGCGGGGTCCTGTTCGGCGGCGTCTACAGCCTCATGGCCGTCGGCCTCACCCTCATCTTCGGCGTGATGCGGGTGGTGAACTTCGCCCACGGCGACATGATGGTGTGGGGGATGTACCTGGCCTTCGTTCTGGCCACGCGCGCCGGGGTGGATCCCTACCTGGGGTTCGTCCTCTGCGCGGCCGCGCTCTTCGGGCTGGGGCTCGCCGTCCAGCGAGGGCTCGTCGACCGGGTAGTCGACGCGCCGCACGAGATGCAGATCCTCCTGATGCTCGGGGTGGCGCTGGTGCTGGAGAACACGGCCCTCCTCGCCTTCGGACCCGAGCCGGCGCGGGTGCGCACACCGCTGGCCGCCGTCACCTGGTTCGTGGGCCCGCTCTACGTCGACGTCGCCCGCCTGCTGGCCTTCGTCGTGGCCGTAGTCTTGACGGGGCTGCTTTACGCCTTTCTCTTCCGCACCGATCTGGGGCGCACCATCCGCGCCGCCGCCGACAACGTCTATGGCGCCCTGGTGATCGGCACTGACGTGCGGCGCGTGTACGCGGTGGCTTTCGGCGTGGGGGCGGCCTGCGTGGGGGCCGCCGGCGCCCTGGTCTCTCCCATCCTGCCTTTTCAGCCGAGCACGGGCCTGACCCTGTCGATCACCTCGTTCAATATCGTCATCATCGGCGGCATGGGCAGTCTGCCGGGCGCCTTCGTCGGCGGCCTGCTCGTGTCCGTCGCCGAGTCGCTGGGCGCTGTCTTCCTCCGGCCTTCGCTGAAGGAACTTGTCAGCTTCTCCCTCTTGATCCTCATCTTACTGCTCCGGCCGGCGGGCCTCTTCGGCCGGCGCGCGCCATGAGGTGGGGTGCTCTCGTCGCCGTCGCGGTGCTGGCTGCCCTGCCGGCGGTGCTCTCCTCCTACTTGATCACGATCTTCATCCTGATCTTCTTCTACGCCTACCTGGGGCAGGCCTGGAACCTCGTGGGCGGCTACGCCGGCCAGCTGTCGGCCGGCCACGCCGCCTACGTCGGGATCGGCGGCTACACCTCCGCGGTGCTGTCCCTGCAGTGGGGCATCACCCCCTGGATCGGGATGCTGGTGGGGGCGGCGCTGGCCGCGCTGCTGGGCGGCGTCATCGGCTACCTCGGGTTCCGCTTCGGCCTGCGCGGCTTCTACTTCGTGCTGCTCACCGTGGCCTTCGCCGAGATCTGCCGGATCGCCGTGTCCAACGTCGAGGTTCTGGGTGGGGCGCTCGGCCTGTACATCACGTTCACGGGCGACCCCCGACAGTTCCAGTTCCAGGACAACCGCGCCTACTACTACATCGCGCTGATCCTGATGCTGGTGGCCACCGGGCTCACGCGCTGGCTGGAGGGCCGACGGTTCGGAATCTACCTGACCGCCGTCCGGGAGGACGAGAGCGCCTCGGAAGCCCTGGGCGTGGACAGCTTCCGCTACAAGCTCATCGCCATGGTCCTCTCGTCGTTCCTGACCGGCCTGGGCGGCACGTTTTACGCGTTCTACCTCTTCTCGCTCCAGCCGAACGCCCTCTTCGGCATCCCCCTCTCGGTGGAGATCATCATCCGACCCATCGTGGGTGGCTCGGGCACCGTGCTCGGCCCCGTCCTCGGCTCCTTCATCCTCACCCCGCTCGGCGAGATCTCGCGCTACTACTTCGGCCAGGGCGGCTGGCACGGCGCCCACCTGATCGCGTACGGCGTGCTCCTGATCGTGGTGGTGCTCTTCCTCCCTCAGGGCGCCTACCCGGTTGTACGCCGCCTGTTCGCGCGGCGGGCCGCGTGAGCTTGCTGGCCGTCGACCGGTTGGCCAAACGCTTCGGAGGCCTGCAGGCCGTGCGCGACCTGAGCTTCGAGGTGGCCGACGGCGAGATCGTCTCGCTCATCGGCCCCAACGGGGCGGGGAAGACGACCGTCTTCGGGATGATCTCGGGGTTCCTCACCCCCGATGCCGGGGACATTCGCTTCCGCGGCCGCTCCATCATCGGTCTCGCCCCCCACCGGACCTGCGCCCTGGGCATCGTCCGGACGTTCCAGATCATGCGGCCGTTTCCGCGGCTGACCGTGCTGCGCAACGTCGTGATCGGGGCGCTCGGCCGCCGCGCCGACCCGGGCCAGGCGCACACTCGCGCCCTGGACGTGCTAGCCCGTGTGGGCCTGGCCGCCCGGCGGGATCAGCCGGCCGGCAGCCTGACGCTGGCCGACCGTAAACGCCTGGAGCTGGCCCGCGCGCTGGCCACCGAGCCGGCGCTGCTGCTGCTGGACGAGGTGATGTCGGGGCTGACCGCCACCGAGACCGAACGAATGGTCGAGCTCATCCGCGCCATCAACGCCGGCGGGGTCACCATCCTGCTCATCGAGCACGTGATGCGGGCGGTGATGTCCCTTTCCCAGCGGATCATCGTCCTGAACTACGGCGAGCGTATCGCGGCCGGGTCCCCCGAGGCGGTGGCCCGCGACCCGCGCGTGATCGAGGCCTACCTGGGCGAGTCCGAGGAGCGGTGAGCCCGCTCCTCCGGCTCGACGGCGTGGAGGTCACCTACGGCGACATGACGGCCGTCGCCGGCGTGTCGCTGGAGGTCTTCGCGGGCGAGATCGTGGCGCTGATCGGCTCGAACGGGGCAGGCAAGACCACCACCCTGCGGGCGATCGGCGGGCTCCTGCGCCCGCGGCGAGGCCGTATCGAGCTGGACGGCGAGCCGATCGCCGGCCTCACCTCCGCCCAGATCGTCGGCCGGGGCATCGCCCACGTGCCCGAAGGCCGCCAGCTCTTTCCCACGCTCACGGTGGTCGACAATCTGGAACTGGGCGCGCGCACGCCAGAGAGCCGTCGCCGACGCGCCGAGAGCCTGGCCCGTGTCTTCGCGCTCTTTCCGCGCCTGGCCGAGCGGCGCGACCAGGTCGCCGGCTCGCTGTCCGGCGGCGAGCAGCAGATGTGCGCTATCGGGCGGGCGCTGATGGCTCGGCCCCGACTGTTGATGCTCGACGAGCCCTCGTTGGGGCTCGCCCCGGTCATCGTCGGCGCCATTTTCGACAACCTGCGTGTGATCAACCGGGAAGGCGTCACGATTCTCCTCGTGGAGCAGAACGTGGCGCGCGCGCTGCGGCTCTCTCACCGCGGCTACGTCATCGACAACGGCGCGATCACGCTCTCGGGGCTCAGTGTGACGCTCCTCGCCGACGAGCGCGTGCGGAGCGCGTTTCTCGGACGGTGAAGCGTCCCTGGATGTTGCTGGCATCGGGCAAGGAGGAGCTGACCACCCCTCAGCCTGCGGCTGTGTCTTCGCCCCACTAACGTCCCGGATTGCTTCATGCCACGGATGTGAACGGTCTGGCATCTGCCATGCACAAGACTGGCCCATGAGGGTCGGCGACCAGTAACGCCGCAATAGTGCGGTCGACAATCCGGCACGTGTCGACAATCAGTCACGCGTCGACAACCTGTCACAAAGGAAGGGGCAAAGACACATGGTGATGTTCTGGCGGACACGAATCGGAAACGCACGAGGCTTCACTCTGATCGAGCTGATGATCGTCATCGCGATCATCGGCATCCTGGCGGCCATCGCGATTCCGATGTACGCCAACATGCAGGCCCGCGCCCGCGTGGCGAAGGCCCAGTCCGACCTGCGTGGTCTGTATTCCGCGCTCACGGCGGTGGCCGCCCACTGCGGCGATGTGCCGTCCGGCGGCTTCCCCGTCGCTGGCCCGCCGACCTCGGTCTCGTTCTCCCCGGCGGGCGCGAACTGTGTCGGTGGCGTCAACAACGCCGGCGACCTCTCCGTGCTTGGCGGCATCCTGAGCGATAGCAACGGCACCCCGGCCGGCCCCTTCTATCAGGGCTCGATGACGGCCCCTGTGGGCTGGACGTACACGTACACCCGGGGAGCCACCGCCGGGACGTTCACGCTCGTGGGCGCGAGCCCGGGCGATCTGCCGAGCGGCAACGTTCAGTACCCCTGAGCTGACGTCAACCTGTGGGCCGCCGGGATAACCCGGCGGCCGTCCGCCTCAGCAGGTATCCCCGGCTGTCCTGACCGCCCGGCTACGCACGCGGTGGGAGTTGAACACGTTCCCGGCTGCACCGACAATGCTGGGCATGGCGCCTCCGGAGTCTCAGCCCCGGGCTCGACGGCTCCTCCGGCTGGTCACCGGGGTCCCGTTTCTCGTTACCGTGGCCGTCGTGGCGGTCCTGGCCGTAGGGTACGCGCTCGCCGGCTTCTTCCTGGCGCCCCGGCTGATCGCCAGCTATGTGCCGCGATACGCCCAGGAGCAGCTCAAGCGGCGCGCGGAGATCGGCGAGGTCCGGGTGAACCCGCTGCTGTTCAAGCTGGAGATCAGGGACTTCCGCCTGCAGGAGGCCGATGGCCGGCCCCTGCTGGGCTTCGACCGCCTCTTCGTCGACTTCCAGCTCGCGAGTCTCTTCCGATGGGCGTGGACCTTCGCCGAGGTCCAGCTCGAGGGGCCTCGGGTGGATGTGATCCTGAGCGCCGACGGACGGCTGAACCTGGCCGAGCTGGCGGACACCTTCCCCCAGGACGAGCCAGCGGCGCGCCCCGAGCCGGAGGCCCCGCGGCGCATGCTGCTGCAGCATGCGGTGGTGAGCCGCGGTGTCGTGTCCTTCACGGACCTGTCGGGGAGCAGCCCCCAGACGGCCTCCCTCGACCCCATCGACATCGAGCTGCGAGACATCACGACGGTGCCCGAGCGCCCGGGGCCCTACGCGATCTCGGCGACGCTGGCCGGCGGCGGCGTGGTGGGCTGGGACGGCGAGGTCTCCCTGGTCCCGCTCAGCTCGACGGGCCGCCTGGAGCTGCGCGGCTTCCCGCTGGCCACGGCCTGGCGCTTCGTCCAGGACGACATCGCCCTAGCCGAGCCGGCCGGCCGGCTCGACGCCGATTTCACCTATCAGTTCGCCTATCGCGACAGGGCGACGACGCTGAAGATCGACGGCCTCGACGTCTCCGTAGCCGGGCTGAGCCTCACCGCGCGCGGTGAACGGACGCCGCTGCTCTCTCTGGAGAGAAT
Coding sequences within it:
- a CDS encoding F0F1 ATP synthase subunit gamma, with amino-acid sequence MSRRIATTEDLRAIVRTMKSLSAVSVRQYESAVAALRDYSRTVELALQALLRDRPAVVGVAAPAAGPAAVVVFGSDHGLCGRFNDEVAHFAGERLRELDAAGARRRCLAVGARAEARLAALGEAVDERLFLPGSVSGLAALAQAVLVQIDTWGTVEGPGRVLLIHQRRTGEAVAVPHMRQLLPLSRERLRNLAARRWPSRRLPMFTMDAERLWPAVIRQYLFSSVYRAAAESLASEHASRLASMQAAERNIEEHLEEQQAEFRRRRQETITEELLDIVSGFEASASVSRGAYGG
- the floA gene encoding flotillin-like protein FloA (flotillin-like protein involved in membrane lipid rafts); this encodes MAGIETGAFGAVVLLLLVVGALAVLLYLIPVRLWVAAWASGAYAGLFTLIGMRLRRVPPGTVITARISAVKAGLDVPVNDLEAHYLAGGNLVSVVNAMISADKANIVMPFKRAAAIDLAGRDVLAAVKMSVIPKVIETPRIAAVAKDGIQLHAICRVTVRTNLDRLVGGAGEETVIARVGEGMVSTIGSAATHKDVLENPDHISKHVLTKGLDAGTAYEILSIDIADVDVGENIGAKLQIDQANADKQIAQAKAEERRAMAVALEQEMSARVVEAEAEVPRAMAEAFRQGHLGVMDYYRMKNVQADTQMRESIADAPEEPPPAPRK
- a CDS encoding NfeD family protein, which gives rise to MTRPNARRRPPVEVLLASFGLLASLTVTAATEAPRTATRPVVLVARIEGLIDLGLAPFVGRVLDEAATADAAVVILDINTFGGRVDAAVLIRDALLGARVRTVAFVNKRAISAGALISLAAETIAMADGGTIGAATPVEIGPPGAPARPVAEKTVSYMRKEFRATAENRKRPALLAEAMVDADVEIPGIVDKGKLLTLTTEEALRHSLADFRADSLPAVLKSLDLAGAEVRQATQTWAETLVRFLTHPVVSSLLMTIGILGIIVEIRTPGFGVPGALGILSLALFFWGHWLVRLAGWEELLLVGAGVILLAIELFVTPGFGVIGILGLVTLLGGLGLSLVGAGATWEVIIIAVGQVAVSLLLAIAVSLALLRLLPRLPFGRRLVLETELAAGEGFASAPETDHTWLGKRGTAASTLRPAGIGDIEGERVDVVSDGEFIDAGEPITVVRVDGNRIVVRRLRRKD
- a CDS encoding feruloyl-CoA synthase produces the protein MAPRRDAVLPFAPARVEVQHRPDGAVILRCPASLTSHARAVGEWLVRWAERRPDQTFLAERAGDAWRTVTYRQALDTVRRIGQSLLDRGLHAEQPVVILSDNSVDHALLALGAMHVGVPVAPVSPAYSLMSRDFGKLKFIADLIRPGLAWTADPERFAPALNAIGATSTPLAELLDSRPTARVDEAFARLRPDTVAKILFTSGSTGTPKGVINTHRMLCANQEMLAHGWPFVEERPPVLVDWLPWNHTFGGNHNFNMVLRNGGTLYVDGGKPAPGLVETTARNLREIAPTMYFNVPRGFDLLLPFLESDAALRRNFFSRLDVLFYAGAALSQPLWDRLRRLAALEGAGGVAMLSAWGSTETSPLATQVHAPIDRAGLIGLPVPGCELKLVPAGGKLEARVRGPHVTPGYFRRPDLTKEAFDEEGYYRIGDAVKFAEAGNPAQGLVFDGRVAEDFKLSTGTWVHVAALRIALIAAGSPLIQDAVITGHDRDEVGALLFLNPLVSRDLEPAAARTRIAVALASLAARSIGTSTCPARALILTEPPSIDADEITDKGYINQRAVLERRAALVERLYAIPLPPDVILPSEHPVAPDHR
- a CDS encoding ABC transporter substrate-binding protein — protein: MDRRTILKAAGAGAAVAGFPVVLRAQPKSFKIGVVHPVTGPLAEPGQACRLGAQMAAEAINAAGGIKSLGGMKLELLVGDTQTKPDVGRAEAERVVNQGAQMLVGSFDSGSTAAMVPVAQQRRIPFLVDIAAADPITANVAKSVKEGQQKVQYVYRNFPTGSQFGRKAVQYFTEIFKAAGVSPKRVVLMYCNDLFGQNQARGFQAAQKAAKAPWEIVDVIPWPEPPSDLSTEVSRAKAARPDVISPITRPASAQLLLPEIRKQRVEILGIVGPGSPGLYEAGQLAALKEDLEYVLTSVPWANFKNRKTVAVADEYRKRSGGKTFDTNSGYSYDAMLIIADVLERARSTDPDAIVGALKQTNFTDGLMQYGGPVVFNELGDNPNAVPTMIQILGQKPVAVWPREAAVQKFVFPRPRA
- a CDS encoding branched-chain amino acid ABC transporter permease — encoded protein: MDPVLVGQGLLSGVLFGGVYSLMAVGLTLIFGVMRVVNFAHGDMMVWGMYLAFVLATRAGVDPYLGFVLCAAALFGLGLAVQRGLVDRVVDAPHEMQILLMLGVALVLENTALLAFGPEPARVRTPLAAVTWFVGPLYVDVARLLAFVVAVVLTGLLYAFLFRTDLGRTIRAAADNVYGALVIGTDVRRVYAVAFGVGAACVGAAGALVSPILPFQPSTGLTLSITSFNIVIIGGMGSLPGAFVGGLLVSVAESLGAVFLRPSLKELVSFSLLILILLLRPAGLFGRRAP
- a CDS encoding branched-chain amino acid ABC transporter permease translates to MRWGALVAVAVLAALPAVLSSYLITIFILIFFYAYLGQAWNLVGGYAGQLSAGHAAYVGIGGYTSAVLSLQWGITPWIGMLVGAALAALLGGVIGYLGFRFGLRGFYFVLLTVAFAEICRIAVSNVEVLGGALGLYITFTGDPRQFQFQDNRAYYYIALILMLVATGLTRWLEGRRFGIYLTAVREDESASEALGVDSFRYKLIAMVLSSFLTGLGGTFYAFYLFSLQPNALFGIPLSVEIIIRPIVGGSGTVLGPVLGSFILTPLGEISRYYFGQGGWHGAHLIAYGVLLIVVVLFLPQGAYPVVRRLFARRAA
- a CDS encoding ABC transporter ATP-binding protein; translation: MSLLAVDRLAKRFGGLQAVRDLSFEVADGEIVSLIGPNGAGKTTVFGMISGFLTPDAGDIRFRGRSIIGLAPHRTCALGIVRTFQIMRPFPRLTVLRNVVIGALGRRADPGQAHTRALDVLARVGLAARRDQPAGSLTLADRKRLELARALATEPALLLLDEVMSGLTATETERMVELIRAINAGGVTILLIEHVMRAVMSLSQRIIVLNYGERIAAGSPEAVARDPRVIEAYLGESEER